Genomic DNA from Deltaproteobacteria bacterium:
GGTACACGCCGAGCGAGCCGCGGTGTTTCCCCTTACGCCCCACGCGCCGGCTGCGCGGCAGCAGCCCCTGCTGGACGTACTTGCGGAACGTCGCCTCGGACAGGCGAATCCCGCGCGACACGAAGATGTCGACGATCTGCGCCGCCGTGATCCCGTCGGCGTACTGCGCTTCGACCTCGCGCAGCTCCGCCTCCGTCAATAGCGCCGGCCGACGCCCGGTCGCCGCCGCCCGCCGGCCGCCTGCGCCCCCGCGCCCGCCGCCGCTCGCCGCGTGCGCTTCCACGGCTCCGGCCGTGGCCAACTCGCGCGCCACGCTCCGCGCCGACAGCGCATCGTCCGGGCAGGCGCGCAGCGCGAAGGTCGCATCGTCCGTCCAACTGTG
This window encodes:
- a CDS encoding MerR family transcriptional regulator — encoded protein: MIRRPPPGAHSWTDDATFALRACPDDALSARSVARELATAGAVEAHAASGGGRGGAGGRRAAATGRRPALLTEAELREVEAQYADGITAAQIVDIFVSRGIRLSEATFRKYVQQGLLPRSRRVGRKGKHRGSLGVYPAKTVRRINEIKRLMRDDYTIEQIQQRYLRFTNALESLEDVLADVFARFEDELQSERFDAKARRALKKDISDARKAADELLRRLDALQRRASEEGGDRYRDSGAAGSAEDLL